A part of Candidatus Electrothrix aestuarii genomic DNA contains:
- a CDS encoding alcohol dehydrogenase catalytic domain-containing protein gives MKAVVVDQIGDFRLADIPRPEPGPGEVLIKTAVTGLCRTDLKIIEVGHRDLVLPRVPGEEVVGTVCALGPDVDSGLMGKRVYVYPGTSCGTCRPCQQGAGNLCTGMQIMGFHRDGGFAEYVAAPVASIMEIPKNCSFDQAVTAEPLSCCLNALELSELQAGERVGIWGGGPAGAFLAQAAKALGANATVIEPHEARHRYHEQVLSSPGEERFDVAVVAVGAVQPYHEAIERLNPRGRLMIFSGLAKDAAQQPIDLNSLHYMEQKIIGAYGCSYRHGQQALELISSGKVQVENLISHRMQLDELGQALDLVRNRAGMKILLYP, from the coding sequence ATGAAGGCTGTTGTTGTTGATCAGATCGGCGATTTTCGCCTGGCAGATATCCCGCGTCCAGAACCCGGTCCTGGAGAGGTGCTGATCAAGACCGCTGTGACTGGTTTATGCCGTACCGACCTCAAGATCATCGAGGTGGGACATCGGGATCTGGTCTTACCCCGGGTACCGGGAGAAGAGGTGGTGGGAACCGTCTGCGCTCTGGGGCCGGATGTTGATTCAGGCCTTATGGGGAAGAGGGTCTATGTTTATCCCGGAACCAGCTGCGGTACCTGTAGGCCCTGTCAGCAAGGGGCAGGCAACCTCTGCACAGGTATGCAGATTATGGGCTTCCACCGTGATGGTGGCTTTGCCGAATATGTGGCTGCTCCGGTGGCAAGTATTATGGAGATCCCGAAAAATTGTTCCTTTGATCAGGCCGTGACTGCGGAACCGCTTTCCTGCTGTCTTAATGCCTTGGAGTTATCAGAGCTCCAGGCCGGGGAACGTGTCGGCATCTGGGGTGGTGGACCAGCTGGCGCCTTTCTTGCCCAGGCAGCCAAGGCGCTGGGAGCAAACGCCACCGTTATAGAACCCCATGAAGCGCGGCATCGCTATCATGAACAGGTCCTGAGTTCTCCAGGGGAAGAGCGCTTCGATGTTGCTGTGGTCGCGGTTGGTGCTGTCCAGCCCTATCATGAGGCCATTGAACGCCTGAATCCCCGTGGTCGGCTGATGATTTTTTCTGGTCTGGCAAAGGATGCAGCGCAACAGCCCATAGATCTGAATAGCCTGCATTATATGGAGCAAAAGATTATCGGGGCCTATGGATGCAGTTATCGGCATGGTCAGCAGGCCCTGGAACTGATTAGCTCGGGGAAGGTGCAGGTGGAGAATTTGATTTCTCATCGTATGCAACTGGATGAACTGGGACAGGCCTTGGATCTTGTCCGTAACAGAGCCGGAATGAAGATCCTACTCTATCCTTAA
- a CDS encoding aldo/keto reductase: MKCLEFTNGDHIPVLGLGTWKSESGDVYKAVKEALQQGYRHIDCAPIYGNEVEVGQALAESISAGVVSREELWITSKLWNNSHAPEDVQPALEKTLADLQIEYLDLYLIHWPVALKKDCLFPASAADMLSLEEVPLAQTWTGMEAVLAKKLCRHIGVSNFSVPKLQGLLEAAQIRPEMNQIELHPYLQQPELLDFCRTNGILVTAYSPLGSPDRPPALKAENEPLLMEDPVIVQIAKQHDCSPAQVLINWALQRDTIVIPKSVNPARIQANLAAASLELTADDMEKIAGLDRHLRYVSGDFWALADGPYTVANLWDEPKKG; encoded by the coding sequence ATGAAGTGCCTGGAGTTTACAAATGGAGACCACATCCCTGTCTTGGGTTTGGGCACCTGGAAGTCCGAGTCCGGTGATGTGTACAAGGCGGTGAAGGAGGCCCTGCAACAGGGCTATCGCCATATAGATTGCGCACCGATCTACGGTAACGAGGTTGAGGTAGGGCAGGCCCTGGCTGAATCCATCAGCGCGGGGGTGGTTTCCCGGGAGGAGCTATGGATTACGTCCAAGCTCTGGAATAATAGTCATGCCCCTGAGGATGTCCAACCTGCCCTGGAAAAGACCCTGGCAGATCTTCAGATAGAGTATCTGGATCTCTATCTCATTCACTGGCCTGTTGCCCTGAAAAAAGACTGTCTTTTTCCGGCCAGCGCTGCTGATATGCTCTCTCTGGAGGAGGTGCCGCTCGCCCAGACCTGGACAGGGATGGAGGCGGTGCTGGCAAAGAAGCTCTGTCGCCATATTGGGGTAAGTAATTTCAGTGTGCCCAAGCTTCAGGGCCTGCTGGAGGCTGCGCAGATCCGGCCGGAGATGAACCAGATTGAGTTGCATCCGTACTTGCAGCAACCTGAGCTGCTGGATTTTTGCCGCACAAATGGGATACTCGTTACAGCCTATTCTCCCCTGGGCTCGCCGGACCGGCCCCCGGCCTTAAAGGCAGAGAATGAACCGCTGTTGATGGAAGATCCTGTGATCGTTCAGATTGCAAAACAGCATGACTGTTCCCCTGCCCAGGTCCTTATCAATTGGGCGCTACAGCGAGACACTATTGTTATTCCCAAGTCAGTCAATCCGGCCCGTATCCAGGCAAATCTTGCTGCGGCCTCGCTGGAGCTCACAGCAGATGATATGGAAAAGATTGCCGGGCTTGATCGGCATCTTCGCTATGTGAGCGGAGATTTTTGGGCCTTGGCAGACGGCCCCTATACGGTAGCGAATCTCTGGGATGAGCCAAAGAAGGGTTGA
- a CDS encoding fatty acid CoA ligase family protein yields the protein MTNCNIGAALHKAAAERKNAVALVTGKNGKYQHWTFRQVVENSNSYANALRKRGVQRGDRVMLMVRPSMEFICLTYALFQLGAVVILIDPGMGYKNLLRCIGSVQPRVLIAIPQVHLFSRLFRKPFKSVKKRFCVGNSLFRLCGIYLQGEARKAGLHFSPVHTAEDELAAIIFTTGSTGPPKGVQYTHGIFYHQLQQIRDYYGIGPQDVDQPGFPLFALFATALGAAAVIPDMDPTRPAEVDPVKFIRSIQDKQVTYSFGSPAIWNVVSRYCIDEQITLPVRKILMAGAPVSGELIKRVQQIMPEDGEIYTPYGATESLPSTSITGREILQETWDQTRIGKGTCVGRPLPGMRVEIIEPVDTPLGDWSEAKILPFGTIGEIVVKGPVVTLAYDHNEKETRMAKIPDAEGGGLWHRMGDMGYQDEQGRLWFCGRKAHRVLTPDGPMYTICCEAIFNEHPEVFRSALVGQGEPGEQWPVLTVELYSKKAKGEEKLCEELRELARSNPLTARINVFMIFAVFPVDIRHNAKIFREKLAVWVMQRMACRQGL from the coding sequence ATGACCAACTGCAATATAGGCGCAGCACTGCACAAGGCTGCCGCAGAACGGAAAAACGCTGTTGCCCTGGTCACGGGCAAGAACGGTAAATATCAACATTGGACCTTCCGGCAGGTGGTGGAAAACAGCAATAGCTACGCCAATGCCCTGCGGAAAAGAGGTGTGCAGCGCGGCGACCGGGTCATGCTTATGGTGCGGCCCTCAATGGAGTTCATCTGCCTGACCTATGCCCTGTTCCAACTGGGTGCTGTGGTGATCCTCATTGATCCGGGCATGGGTTATAAGAACCTGTTGCGCTGTATAGGGTCGGTCCAGCCCAGGGTGCTGATCGCCATTCCTCAGGTGCATCTCTTTTCCCGTTTGTTTCGTAAGCCCTTTAAGTCGGTGAAGAAACGCTTTTGCGTTGGTAATTCTCTTTTCAGATTATGCGGCATCTATTTGCAGGGGGAGGCCCGGAAGGCTGGCCTGCATTTCAGCCCGGTGCATACGGCCGAGGATGAACTGGCTGCGATTATTTTCACCACCGGCTCCACCGGCCCGCCCAAGGGGGTCCAATACACCCACGGCATATTTTATCATCAACTCCAGCAGATCCGGGATTATTACGGGATCGGGCCGCAGGATGTGGATCAGCCCGGCTTTCCGCTCTTTGCCCTGTTTGCCACTGCCCTGGGCGCGGCAGCAGTCATTCCGGACATGGATCCTACCCGACCTGCTGAGGTTGATCCGGTCAAGTTCATCCGCTCCATCCAGGATAAGCAGGTGACCTATTCCTTTGGCTCCCCTGCCATCTGGAACGTGGTGAGCCGTTACTGTATTGATGAGCAGATCACCCTGCCGGTACGTAAAATTCTTATGGCGGGCGCTCCGGTATCAGGTGAGCTGATTAAGCGGGTTCAGCAGATCATGCCCGAGGACGGAGAGATCTACACTCCCTACGGGGCAACGGAAAGTCTCCCTTCCACCTCCATTACCGGGCGGGAGATCCTTCAGGAAACCTGGGATCAGACCCGGATCGGCAAGGGCACCTGTGTTGGCCGTCCCTTGCCGGGCATGCGGGTGGAGATTATTGAGCCGGTTGATACCCCGCTCGGTGATTGGAGCGAGGCCAAGATTCTGCCCTTCGGAACCATCGGAGAGATCGTGGTCAAAGGACCTGTGGTCACCCTGGCCTATGATCATAATGAGAAGGAAACCCGGATGGCCAAGATCCCTGATGCGGAAGGTGGCGGTTTATGGCATCGTATGGGGGATATGGGCTATCAGGATGAGCAGGGGCGTCTTTGGTTCTGCGGTCGCAAGGCCCACAGGGTCCTTACCCCGGATGGCCCCATGTACACCATCTGCTGTGAGGCCATCTTTAATGAGCATCCTGAGGTTTTTCGTTCTGCCTTGGTTGGTCAGGGGGAACCGGGAGAACAATGGCCTGTGCTGACAGTGGAGTTATACAGTAAAAAGGCCAAAGGTGAAGAGAAGCTTTGCGAAGAGCTACGTGAGCTGGCCCGCTCTAATCCTTTGACTGCGAGGATTAATGTTTTTATGATCTTTGCCGTTTTTCCGGTGGATATTCGCCATAATGCCAAAATATTCAGGGAGAAGCTGGCGGTCTGGGTCATGCAACGCATGGCCTGTCGCCAAGGGCTCTGA
- a CDS encoding PIN domain-containing protein, with protein MKLSRLLIDTNLLVLFIVGSASTDYIPKHKKLTAFTVEDYEVLLKIVAQATEILVTPNTLTETSNLVSYIGEPARSQVLQCLRFVITESKEKYVSSSLVAQRPEFVWLGLTDAALLEASVRDVTLLTTDFNLYCAALKKGDMALNFNHIRDQYL; from the coding sequence GTGAAACTCTCACGGTTGCTCATTGACACGAATTTACTTGTCCTCTTTATTGTCGGCAGCGCTTCAACCGATTATATTCCCAAGCATAAAAAGCTGACAGCGTTTACAGTTGAGGATTACGAGGTGCTGCTGAAGATAGTGGCGCAGGCTACGGAAATACTGGTTACTCCGAATACTCTCACAGAAACGTCCAATCTGGTTTCCTATATCGGAGAGCCTGCTCGAAGTCAGGTGTTGCAATGTCTGAGGTTTGTTATTACGGAATCAAAAGAAAAATACGTTTCCAGCTCCCTGGTCGCTCAACGTCCTGAGTTCGTTTGGCTCGGTTTGACGGATGCAGCCCTTCTTGAGGCGTCTGTACGGGACGTTACTTTGCTGACAACAGATTTTAATCTTTACTGTGCCGCACTGAAAAAAGGTGATATGGCACTCAATTTTAACCATATCCGCGATCAGTATCTTTAA
- a CDS encoding class I SAM-dependent DNA methyltransferase produces the protein MNAETLISKVWSFCTTLRDDGVGYGDYLEQLTYLIFLKMADEYSRPPYNRDVGIPEAFTWNSLRSKKGAELEGHYITLLRELGMKKGMLGQIFTKSQNKIQDPAKLSRLVEMVNDTDWVMLDADTKGTIYEGLLEKNAEDTKSGAGQYFTPRSLIKAMVACMRPEPMQTIADPACGTGGFFLSAYDHLITNHKLDKKQKAFLKFETFSGNEIVSNTRRMCLMNMFLHNIGEIDGESAVSANDALIAPPAYTVDMVLANPPFGKKSSMTFTNQEGEQEKDDLTYNRQDFWATTSNKQVNFVQHIRSMLKSTGRAAVVVPDNVLFEGGAGETVRKKLMETTELHTILRLPTGIFYANGVKANVLFFDNRPAQKEPWTKEVWFYDYRTNIHHTLKKKPLRLEHLQDFISCYNPENRHKRQATWDAESNPDGRWRKYAYKEIIARDKTSLDIFWLKDKSLADLDNLPDPEDLAAEIIENIEAGLQSFREVAARLSVSDR, from the coding sequence ATGAACGCCGAAACCCTTATTTCCAAAGTCTGGAGCTTCTGTACCACCCTCAGAGATGATGGCGTCGGCTATGGTGACTACCTGGAACAACTGACCTATCTCATCTTCCTGAAAATGGCGGATGAATACAGCAGGCCCCCTTATAACCGCGATGTCGGTATCCCGGAAGCGTTCACCTGGAACAGCCTGCGCAGCAAAAAGGGTGCAGAGCTGGAAGGGCATTACATCACCCTGCTCCGGGAGCTGGGCATGAAGAAGGGCATGCTCGGCCAGATCTTCACCAAGTCCCAGAACAAAATCCAGGACCCGGCCAAGCTCTCCCGCCTGGTGGAGATGGTCAATGACACCGATTGGGTCATGCTGGATGCCGACACCAAGGGCACCATCTACGAGGGTCTCCTGGAAAAGAACGCCGAAGACACCAAGTCCGGTGCAGGCCAGTACTTTACCCCGCGCTCCCTGATCAAGGCCATGGTCGCCTGTATGCGCCCGGAACCCATGCAGACCATTGCCGACCCTGCCTGCGGGACCGGTGGTTTTTTCCTTTCTGCCTATGATCACCTGATCACCAATCATAAGCTCGATAAAAAGCAGAAGGCCTTTCTCAAATTCGAGACCTTTAGCGGTAATGAGATCGTCTCCAATACCCGCCGCATGTGCCTGATGAATATGTTTCTCCATAACATCGGCGAGATCGATGGCGAGAGTGCGGTGAGTGCCAACGACGCCCTGATTGCTCCTCCCGCCTACACCGTGGATATGGTGCTGGCCAATCCGCCCTTTGGTAAAAAGAGCAGCATGACCTTTACCAACCAGGAAGGCGAGCAGGAAAAAGACGACCTGACCTACAACCGGCAGGATTTCTGGGCCACGACCTCCAATAAGCAGGTCAATTTTGTCCAGCATATCCGCTCCATGCTCAAATCCACAGGCCGGGCCGCTGTGGTGGTCCCAGATAATGTCCTTTTTGAAGGCGGGGCCGGGGAAACCGTGCGCAAGAAGCTGATGGAGACCACAGAACTCCACACCATTCTGCGCCTGCCCACTGGCATTTTCTACGCCAACGGGGTCAAGGCCAACGTGCTCTTCTTTGATAATCGCCCGGCCCAAAAAGAGCCCTGGACCAAGGAGGTGTGGTTCTACGATTATCGCACCAATATCCATCACACCCTGAAGAAAAAGCCCCTGCGCCTGGAGCATCTTCAGGACTTCATCAGCTGCTATAACCCGGAAAACCGCCACAAACGACAAGCAACCTGGGATGCAGAGAGCAACCCTGATGGCAGATGGCGCAAGTACGCCTATAAAGAGATCATCGCCAGAGATAAGACCAGCCTGGATATCTTCTGGCTCAAGGATAAATCCCTGGCTGACCTGGATAACCTGCCTGACCCGGAAGACCTGGCCGCAGAGATTATTGAAAATATTGAGGCCGGGCTCCAGAGTTTTCGCGAGGTTGCTGCCCGATTGAGTGTAAGCGATAGGTGA
- a CDS encoding restriction endonuclease subunit S — protein MKDKDITLGDISDTDINRSGPSGAEFVYVDISSVDRSFKAIINPKKLKTSKAPSRAKQHLKSGDVLVSMTRPNLNAVALVPPALNGAIGSTGFHVLRSKWVEPKFIFYLVQSREFVDDMSLRVQGALYPAVRPADISSFFFPPFSLSYQRSVVARLEELFSELDKGIESLKTAREQLKFYRQALLKHAFEGKLTEQWRKDNADKLETADQLLERIRHEREDRYQQQLEEWKVAVERWEDGGKEGKKPSKPRKLKEKELLTEEQLAMLPDLPDTYAYTYLSELGDLGRGKSKHRPRNAPQLFGGKYPFVQTGEVKAANRVVTDYSQTLSEFGLAQSKLWPEGTLCITIAANIAETAFLGFDGCFPDSVVGFTAYEELVDSRYVELFIASVRERIEAYAPATAQKNINLTTLENLVVPLTSKEEQLQLIDYMDEQFSVIGQNVKGIEENLLRSETLRQSILKKAFSGQLVPQDPNDEPASVLLERIAKEKEAAAAKAKKATKAKTAKKRAKKGCT, from the coding sequence ATGAAGGATAAGGATATTACCTTGGGCGATATTTCCGATACTGATATTAATCGCAGCGGGCCTTCTGGTGCCGAGTTTGTTTATGTCGATATTAGCAGTGTAGATCGATCTTTTAAAGCTATTATCAACCCGAAAAAATTAAAAACTTCAAAGGCTCCAAGTCGAGCGAAACAGCACTTGAAAAGTGGCGATGTTCTAGTTTCTATGACTCGTCCGAATCTCAATGCTGTCGCTCTGGTTCCCCCGGCGTTAAACGGTGCAATTGGCTCAACAGGTTTTCATGTTTTACGCTCAAAATGGGTAGAACCAAAATTCATATTTTATCTTGTTCAGTCCCGTGAATTCGTTGATGACATGAGTCTGAGAGTTCAGGGTGCATTGTATCCTGCAGTACGACCAGCCGACATTTCTTCCTTCTTCTTTCCTCCTTTTTCCTTGAGCTACCAGCGAAGCGTAGTCGCTCGCCTCGAAGAACTTTTCTCTGAGCTGGATAAAGGCATCGAAAGCCTGAAGACAGCGCGGGAACAACTCAAATTCTACCGTCAGGCGTTGCTCAAACACGCCTTTGAAGGTAAACTCACCGAACAGTGGCGTAAAGACAACGCTGATAAGCTGGAAACGGCGGACCAACTCCTGGAACGCATCAGGCATGAGCGTGAAGACCGCTACCAGCAACAACTGGAAGAGTGGAAAGTTGCGGTTGAGCGGTGGGAGGATGGTGGAAAGGAGGGGAAGAAGCCGAGTAAGCCGAGAAAGCTGAAAGAGAAAGAGCTATTAACTGAAGAGCAGCTTGCAATGCTTCCTGATTTGCCAGATACGTATGCGTATACTTATCTGTCCGAACTGGGGGATTTGGGACGAGGTAAATCAAAGCACCGACCTAGAAATGCTCCCCAATTATTTGGTGGTAAGTACCCATTTGTTCAGACAGGTGAAGTGAAGGCCGCGAATCGTGTAGTAACTGATTATTCGCAAACTTTAAGTGAATTTGGATTAGCGCAAAGTAAGCTTTGGCCTGAAGGAACCTTATGTATAACGATAGCAGCAAATATCGCTGAAACAGCGTTTTTAGGGTTTGACGGCTGCTTTCCCGACAGCGTGGTCGGTTTTACGGCTTACGAAGAGCTAGTAGATTCAAGGTATGTTGAGCTATTCATTGCGTCTGTAAGAGAAAGGATCGAAGCGTATGCGCCTGCTACTGCTCAAAAGAATATTAATCTTACTACGCTTGAAAATTTGGTGGTTCCTTTGACTTCCAAAGAAGAACAACTTCAACTGATCGATTATATGGATGAACAGTTTTCTGTAATTGGTCAAAATGTCAAGGGTATTGAGGAGAACTTGTTGAGATCTGAAACCCTTCGCCAATCCATCCTCAAAAAAGCCTTCTCCGGCCAACTGGTCCCCCAAGACCCCAACGACGAACCCGCCTCCGTCCTCTTGGAACGCATCGCCAAAGAAAAGGAAGCAGCCGCAGCCAAGGCAAAAAAAGCTACAAAGGCCAAGACCGCAAAGAAGAGAGCGAAAAAAGGATGTACATGA
- a CDS encoding DEAD/DEAH box helicase family protein: protein MVPNKNPEQIARDHIDNLLKAAGWVIQENNRINLHDGKGQAVREYQTDTGPADYVLFVNKKPVAVIEAKRASKAENITTVEEQSAGYASAQLKWVGTNEPLPFLYESTGIITRFTDNRDPKPRSREVFTFHRPETLLEWTEQGRSLRTRLTQIPLLNPAQLPTRELGLRDCQESAISNLEESFKLDRPRALIQMATGAGKTYTAITAMYRILKHAKGKRILFLVDTKNLGEQAEQEMLTFTPQDDNRKFTELYAVQRLKSGNVPKDAQVCISTIQRMYSILRGEELDEALEERNPAEQQTKPKEPMPVAYNPKVPIEFFDFIFIDECHRSIYNLWQQVLDYFDAYLIGLTATPDNRTYGFFKQNVVSEYTHEKAVADGVNVGNEVYFIDTRISQQGAQLRARQQVELREKRTRKGRWQEQDEDEAYSAKQLDRDIVNPSQIRTVIRSFKNSLPEIFPGRDEVPKTLIFAKTDSHADDIIQTLRDEFGEGNAFCKKVTYKAAQDRKDKAGKIIQQGEAPKSILSQFRNDYNPRIAVTVDMIATGTDVKPLECLLFMRDVKSKNYFEQMKGRGTRTLEHDDLRKVTPSARSAKTHYVIVDAIGVTKSLKTASQPLITKPSMTLKDLAMGVMMGTSDTDTVSSLAGRLARLNKQLDAEDQARIEKAAGGVELPRIINDLFDAIDADRVEAKALELAKQPAGTDPGDDKRQEAQAELVSAAADVFTGDLIELIDSIRREKEQKIDHDNLDEVIRAEWGKDSAENAQQLVEDFASYLEQQKDTLDALEIFYDQPQRRREITYDMIQEVLDTLKADRPALAPLRIWNAYSQLDDYQGKQPINELTALVALIRRVCHIDSSLSPYDGTVRRNFQNWVMKHHAGAGEKFNEEQMQWLQMIRDHIISSFHFERDDLEMAPFDSQGGLGKMYQLFGDRMDGLIDEMNEGLAA, encoded by the coding sequence ATGGTTCCCAATAAAAACCCGGAACAGATCGCCCGCGACCACATCGACAACCTGCTCAAGGCCGCAGGCTGGGTAATTCAGGAGAACAACAGGATCAACCTGCATGACGGCAAAGGTCAGGCTGTCCGGGAATATCAAACTGATACCGGACCGGCTGACTATGTCCTGTTCGTGAACAAAAAGCCTGTCGCGGTGATTGAGGCCAAGCGGGCCAGCAAGGCTGAGAACATCACCACAGTGGAAGAACAGAGCGCAGGCTATGCCAGTGCCCAACTCAAATGGGTGGGCACAAACGAGCCCTTGCCCTTTCTCTACGAGAGCACCGGCATTATCACCCGCTTCACGGATAACCGGGACCCTAAACCGCGTTCACGGGAGGTCTTCACTTTTCATCGCCCTGAAACCCTGCTGGAATGGACAGAGCAGGGGAGAAGCCTCAGAACCCGCCTGACCCAGATCCCCTTGCTCAACCCCGCCCAGCTGCCAACCAGGGAACTGGGTCTGCGCGACTGCCAGGAATCGGCGATCAGCAACCTTGAGGAATCCTTCAAACTGGATAGGCCCAGGGCCCTGATCCAGATGGCTACCGGTGCCGGGAAGACCTATACCGCCATCACGGCCATGTATCGAATTCTCAAGCATGCCAAGGGCAAGCGTATTCTCTTTCTGGTGGATACCAAGAACCTGGGTGAACAGGCTGAGCAGGAAATGCTCACCTTTACCCCGCAGGATGACAACCGCAAGTTCACTGAGCTCTACGCGGTCCAGCGGCTAAAAAGCGGCAATGTTCCCAAGGATGCCCAGGTCTGTATCAGCACGATTCAGCGGATGTACTCTATCCTCAGAGGCGAAGAGCTGGATGAGGCCCTGGAAGAACGCAACCCTGCCGAACAGCAGACCAAGCCCAAAGAACCCATGCCGGTTGCCTATAACCCCAAGGTGCCCATAGAGTTTTTCGACTTCATCTTTATTGATGAATGCCACCGCTCCATCTACAACCTCTGGCAGCAGGTGCTGGATTATTTTGATGCCTATCTGATCGGCTTGACCGCCACCCCGGATAATCGCACCTACGGCTTTTTCAAGCAAAACGTGGTCAGTGAGTACACCCATGAGAAGGCCGTGGCTGATGGGGTCAATGTGGGTAATGAAGTCTATTTTATCGACACCAGGATCTCGCAACAGGGCGCACAACTGCGAGCCAGGCAGCAGGTAGAGCTGCGGGAAAAGAGGACCCGCAAGGGGCGTTGGCAGGAACAGGACGAAGATGAGGCCTATTCCGCCAAGCAGTTGGACCGGGATATTGTCAATCCCAGTCAGATCAGAACGGTGATCCGGTCCTTTAAAAACTCGCTGCCCGAGATCTTTCCCGGTCGTGATGAGGTGCCCAAGACCCTGATCTTTGCCAAGACCGACAGCCATGCCGACGATATTATTCAGACCCTGCGGGATGAATTCGGCGAAGGCAATGCCTTTTGCAAGAAGGTTACCTATAAGGCGGCTCAGGACAGGAAGGACAAAGCGGGCAAGATTATCCAGCAGGGCGAGGCTCCGAAATCCATCCTTTCTCAGTTCCGCAACGACTATAATCCCCGGATCGCGGTGACCGTGGACATGATCGCCACAGGCACTGATGTCAAACCCTTGGAGTGTCTGCTCTTTATGCGGGACGTCAAGAGCAAGAATTACTTTGAGCAGATGAAGGGCCGGGGAACCCGGACCCTGGAGCATGACGATCTGCGCAAGGTCACGCCCTCAGCCAGGAGCGCCAAGACCCACTATGTCATTGTTGATGCCATTGGTGTCACCAAATCCCTCAAGACCGCCAGTCAGCCGCTCATCACCAAGCCCTCGATGACGCTGAAGGATCTGGCAATGGGCGTGATGATGGGCACCAGCGATACCGACACGGTCAGTTCTCTGGCTGGTCGTCTGGCGCGTTTGAATAAACAACTGGATGCAGAGGATCAGGCCAGAATCGAAAAGGCCGCCGGAGGTGTGGAGCTGCCCCGGATTATCAACGACCTGTTTGATGCCATTGACGCAGATAGGGTCGAAGCCAAGGCCCTGGAGCTGGCCAAGCAGCCTGCGGGAACAGACCCTGGAGACGACAAGCGGCAAGAGGCCCAGGCCGAGCTGGTCAGTGCGGCAGCTGATGTCTTTACCGGCGATTTGATAGAGCTGATTGACTCCATCAGGCGTGAGAAGGAGCAGAAGATTGACCATGATAACCTGGATGAAGTGATCCGGGCGGAGTGGGGTAAGGATTCGGCTGAGAACGCGCAGCAGTTGGTTGAAGATTTTGCCAGCTATCTTGAGCAGCAGAAAGATACACTTGATGCTCTGGAGATCTTTTATGATCAGCCCCAGCGTCGAAGAGAGATCACCTACGACATGATCCAGGAGGTGCTGGATACGCTCAAGGCGGACAGGCCCGCTCTTGCGCCCCTGCGCATCTGGAATGCCTACAGCCAGCTGGATGATTATCAGGGCAAGCAACCTATAAATGAGTTGACCGCGCTGGTTGCCTTAATCCGCCGAGTCTGTCATATTGACTCGTCCTTATCACCCTATGATGGAACCGTGCGCAGGAATTTTCAGAATTGGGTGATGAAGCACCATGCCGGGGCAGGGGAGAAGTTCAATGAGGAGCAGATGCAGTGGTTGCAGATGATCCGTGATCATATTATCAGCTCGTTTCATTTTGAGCGGGATGATCTGGAGATGGCTCCGTTTGATAGTCAGGGAGGGTTGGGGAAGATGTATCAGTTGTTTGGGGATAGGATGGATGGGTTGATTGATGAGATGAATGAGGGATTGGCGGCTTGA
- a CDS encoding DUF1186 domain-containing protein, translating into MEINDLLKSLETYDKTYKRDEIDEALIKREAITPHLISVLEQVLQDPEKYADRDSDYWGHIYAFMLLGHFCETKAHDVIVDLFSLPNDLPSNLFGDSVTGDLPIVLLRTCGGNTERIRDLIVNKSAYDYCRGSALQALSYALIEGYITREEIVSFYRELFSEEETFPGSAFHDILANCICDIYPEELMEIIEKAYDEGVIHSGYIGYEDFTEVLRGGKQKCLDRLKCKMQKSQLDSIHDSMSWWACFSQPQESLPEKVPTKVLKNKPKMSKKAMKAMKQRVKASRKASKRKKK; encoded by the coding sequence ATGGAAATCAATGACCTTTTAAAATCACTTGAAACTTACGATAAAACATATAAACGCGATGAAATTGATGAGGCATTAATTAAACGCGAAGCGATCACACCTCACTTAATATCAGTATTAGAACAGGTACTTCAAGATCCTGAAAAATATGCTGACCGTGACAGTGATTATTGGGGGCATATCTACGCCTTTATGTTATTGGGCCATTTTTGCGAAACTAAAGCCCATGATGTAATAGTTGACTTGTTTAGCCTCCCGAATGATCTGCCCTCCAATTTATTTGGAGATTCTGTCACTGGCGATCTACCTATTGTGCTTCTTCGAACCTGTGGGGGGAATACTGAGAGAATCAGAGATTTAATAGTAAACAAAAGTGCATATGATTATTGTCGAGGATCAGCACTTCAGGCATTATCTTATGCATTAATTGAAGGCTATATAACCCGTGAAGAAATTGTGTCCTTTTATCGAGAATTATTTTCTGAAGAGGAAACATTTCCAGGGTCGGCCTTTCATGACATATTGGCAAATTGTATATGCGATATCTATCCAGAAGAATTGATGGAGATAATTGAAAAAGCATATGATGAAGGGGTAATTCACTCCGGCTATATCGGATATGAAGATTTCACTGAAGTGCTAAGGGGTGGAAAACAGAAATGCCTTGATAGGCTTAAGTGTAAAATGCAAAAAAGTCAATTAGATAGTATTCATGATTCTATGTCATGGTGGGCATGTTTCAGCCAACCACAAGAATCTTTACCTGAGAAGGTGCCCACTAAGGTACTAAAAAATAAACCCAAAATGAGTAAAAAGGCCATGAAAGCTATGAAACAACGGGTCAAGGCATCTAGGAAAGCGAGCAAGAGGAAGAAGAAGTAA